The Phalacrocorax carbo chromosome 11, bPhaCar2.1, whole genome shotgun sequence genome includes a region encoding these proteins:
- the LOC104042017 gene encoding diacylglycerol O-acyltransferase 2-like gives MKTIIAACSQNLSGSRASIHTALRTLLAAPWPSQRDIRSWLQLLSVLQWVLSFLLLGTVSLLLLIYLVFTSFWPISALYLAWIIFDWDTPEKGGRRLPCLRRWPVWNHFRDYFPVKLVKTHDLSPSHNYIIGSHPHGILCVGAFCNFITGSTGFGEMFPGIRPFLTTLAGNFRLPVFREYLMSGGLCPVTRRAIGYLLSENGTGNAVAIVIGGAAESLSCRPGVTTLILKNRKGFVRMALQHGAYLVPSFSFGENDLFRQVVFEEGSWMRSIQQRFQKMMGFAPCVFYGRGLTSVQSRGFLPYARPITTVVGEPLAVPKIEDPSCETVDMYHEMYVRSLLKLFNENKTKYGLSETDELHIL, from the exons ATGAAAACAATTATTGCAGCCTGTTCCCAAAATCTTAGTG GCAGCCGCGCCAGCATCCACACTGCCCTGCGCACCCTGCTCGCAGCACCCTGGCCCTCACAGCGAGACATCCGCTCCTGGCTCCAGCTCCTCTCTGTGCTGCAGTGGGTGCTCAGCTTCCTGCTGCTGG GAACTGTCAGCCTGCTGCTCCTCATTTACCTGGTGTTCACCAGCTTCTGGCCCATCTCTGCGCTCTACCTGGCCTGGATCATCTTCGACTGGGACACGCCGGAGAAAG GTGGCAGGAGGCTGCCGTGCCTGCGGCGATGGCCCGTGTGGAACCACTTTCGGGATTATTTCCCCGTGAAG CTGGTGAAGACGCATGACCTGTCCCCCAGCCACAACTACATCATCGGCTCCCACCCCCACGGCATCCTCTGCGTCGGCGCCTTCTGCAACTTCATCACGGGCTCGACGGGCTTCGGGGAGATGTTCCCGGGCATCCGGCCCTTCCTCACCACCCTGGCCGGCAACTTCCGCCTGCCCGTCTTCAGGGAGTACCTGATGAGCGGGG GCCTGTGCCCGGTGACACGCCGCGCCATCGGGTACCTGCTGTCCGAGAACGGCACTGGCAACGCGGTAGCCATCGTCATCGGCGGTGCAGCCGAGTCGCTCTCCTGCCGTCCAGGCGTCACCACGCTCATCCTGAAGAACCGCAAGGGATTTGTCCGCATGGCCCTGCAGCACGG GGCCTACCTTGtcccctccttctcctttgGGGAGAACGACCTCTTCCGTCAGGTGGTCTTTGAGGAGGGCAGCTGGATGAGGAGCATCCAGCAGCGCTTCCAGAAGATGATGGGCTTCGCTCCCTGCGTCTTCTACGGCCGGGGTCTCACCTCCGTCCAGTCCCGGGGCTTCCTCCCCTATGCCAGACCCATCACCACTGTTG TGGGAGAGCCGCTGGCAGTGCCCAAGATCGAGGACCCAAGCTGCGAGACGGTGGACATGTACCACGAGATGTACGTCCGCTCCCTGCTCAAGCTCTTCAACGAGAACAAGACCAAATACGGGCTGTCGGAGACGGACGAGCTGCACATCCTCTGA
- the P2RY4 gene encoding P2Y purinoceptor 4, which yields MATSVRTFPVAPWTPTPAPWPGGNTTTVAEEKCIFNEEFKFILLPVSYGIVFVVGLPLNSWALWIFTSRMRPWNATTTYMFNLAVSDTLYVLSLPTLIYYYANRNNWPFGKWLCKIVRFLFYANLYSSILFLTCISVHRYMGICHPIRSLKWAKTKHARIICVGVWLVVTICLIPNLIFVTTSSKGNSTLCHDTTKPEEFYRYMHYSSSVMALLFGVPFLVTVLCYCLMAKRLSKSSFSSSGPRMPSYKKRSIKMIIIVLTVFAICFVPFHITRTIYYTSRYFQADCQTLNIINLTYKVTRPLASINSCLDPILYFMAGDKYRGQMCRGPAQRLRPMPTCNLALVSPSMDNVAGGTHTAGVIQGTGTARSGGGC from the coding sequence ATGGCCACTTCAGTGAGGACGTTCCCAGTTGCCCCGTGGACACCGACGCCGGCTCCCTGGCCAGGAGGAAACACCACCACAGTGGCGGAGGAAAAGTGCATCTTCAACGAGGAGTTCAAGTTCATCCTGCTGCCCGTCTCCTATGGCATCGTCTTCGTGGTGGGGCTGCCCCTCAACTCCTGGGCCCTGTGGATATTCACCTCCAGGATGAGGCCCTGGAACGCCACCACCACCTACATGTTCAACCTGGCTGTCTCCGACACGCTCTAcgtcctctccctccccaccctgaTCTACTATTACGCCAACCGCAACAACTGGCCCTTCGGGAAATGGCTCTGCAAGATTGTGCGCTTCCTCTTCTATGCTAACCTCTACAGCAGCATCCTCTTCCTGACGTGTATCAGCGTCCACCGCTACATGGGCATCTGCCACCCCATCCGCTCCCTGAAGTGGGCGAAGACCAAACACGCCCGCATCATTTGTGTGGGTGTATGGCTTGTTGTCACCATCTGCCTCATCCCCAACCTCATCTTTGTCACCACCAGCTCCAAGGGCAACAGCACCCTGTGCCACGATACCACCAAGCCCGAGGAGTTTTACCGTTACATGCACTACAGCTCCTCCGTCATGGCCCTCCTCTTTGGGGTCCCCTTCTTGGTGACTGTCCTGTGCTACTGCCTGATGGCCAAGAGACTCAGCAAGtccagcttctccagctccgGCCCCCGAATGCCCTCCTACAAGAAGCGCTCCATCAAGATGATCATCATCGTGCTCACCGTCTTTGCCATCTGCTTTGTACCCTTCCACATCACCCGCACCATCTACTACACCTCCCGCTACTTTCAAGCCGACTGCCAGACCCTCAACATCATCAACCTCACCTACAAGGTCACGCGGCCCCTGGCCAGCATCAACAGCTGCCTCGACCCCATTTTGTACTTCATGGCTGGGGACAAATACCGGGGGCAGATGTGCCGGGGGCCAGCCCAGCGCCTCCGGCCCATGCCCACGTGCAACCTGGCCCTGGTATCTCCCTCCATGGACAACGTCGCAGGTGGCACCCACACTGCCGGCGTCATCCAAGGGACAGGGACAGCACGGAGTGGAGGCGGGTGCTGA